In Drosophila busckii strain San Diego stock center, stock number 13000-0081.31 chromosome 3R, ASM1175060v1, whole genome shotgun sequence, the sequence ATAAGTTCAACGaacaaaatttacttaaatgcagcgcgcatattttttataggcaTATGCAATGTACGCATATGCACAGCCATTAGTTAAATAtgcgtgcaacaacaacaaacaacaacaaacagcaacaaaaagaatatagaatcaatcaaaaaaattATCATTTTACGGAATCTCATTAAGAAACTCTACACTGTTATTTTTCTCTAATGCGAAgaagaatattattttttgtagttcTTAAGTTCAAACtgaatgcacacacacgcgtgcGTAAACAATTATGATCATATCatttatgcaacaataaattgttgcttactCTGCTAATGTTTAAGCCTAAAAGAAAACAGTGTTTGTTAATTTGacgcaaattaatttttgttaatcaagtattttgattataattgtgttttaatttaatatgtatataccatatacatatagtaatgcataaaaaacaagaaacaaaatgctatatataattCTAATACATAATAATGATCATCTAACAGCCATATTTAGTTAATGAAGATTAAAGAATATCATGCATTAATAATGtacaagctataaataaatttaattttaataataactcGTAATATTATCATATACACAGCTCAAGCAatgtattataattaaaaacgcaagaataaattatgtattgcattgaaaattaaaatttgattttacaGCAAACGAATCAAATTGAAGCgaaattctttaatttaaaaatgaatgctACAAgttttaaaagcagcaaatcgATTATgttgaaattctttttatatattttttaaacgtTCAATTATGTTCTCTAAGCagctatttaaaaacatttaactaaaaataaactgcatttaaattatggtacaaacaaacaaattcgcaacattgctttaaattaaagaatttttcaGTAGCAGCTGcgaataaacaaattttaacaaGAAATGTAATTAGTGTGTGCCTTTGAAACATTGCATCTAAGTTTAaagttaaatgtaaattaaaccATAATAGGAAAGTGGCaccaatcaaaaaaaaaaaaaaaaacaaaagataaaaacaaacaaaaaaatgagagaagttaacataaatattgcgCGACAATCGTTGGTTAAGTAGCCAAGAGCTGGCAGCGGCCACTacattatgaaattatttataaaacattataTTGAAGTATATACTCATATCTAACAAGCTTATTTAACTTTGtaaatgttaatatatatatcgtaCTATATACGACACCTAATGATAAacgaataaaaacaaatacatcaTAATTATAACGGCAATCGTGCAATTGTAGCAATGAGCAGcctaaaattttaaatcttttgttgttgtgctgcctTCTTAAATGTTCGATGATTGCAAAAGACGCAAAGATCGAAGTTCAATTTTTTTGATGATTGTGAGAATAAAACCCATATGAGAGAACcccatactatatataatatacatacatacatataaagttAAACTAGTTTGTTTTAAGCACAAACAACGCAAATTGAATGTTGTATTTTGTGTATAAgtgtttaaattcaaacaatttaatgcattcatttccatttcaatttcaattactgaattataaatgcaaagcgctctctctctctctttgcaaaCACAACGgattatgttaaattttttttattttaaatcactcttttaatgcaaatgtaacaaaatcaaaataaattatgtacaagttttttgcaaaataaatgtttatataaatcaacAACCAAATGTATGCACTTCAAGCACAGAGACAACAAGCAGACAGAAGCTGTCGAATTGCTTTGATTGAAGACAATAGAGTAATCACAACAAGGACAATGTTGGCTCATTGCATTGCCATTGAAATGGCTTGTAATAATTGCTGTTGGCTTAGCTGCTCAAATTCTTGGTAGCCAAATGCGACTAGGGGtacaacagtgcgtatgcaaAAAttctgtaactgtaactgtaactgttgcATAGGTACACTAATTAAATTTCCAACTAACTAACGTGCGTGCAATGCTTGACAAAAAGGCAGCTGCACTTGTTATGGCTTCATTAAAACGAAGATTGTCTGCCTATAACAATGAACTGAGCTATAAATACAGCATTGAGCGTTGGTGGGTTATTGTGCCTTAATTATTGCCGTTGACAAGCCTGCCAATTGTTTACGACAACTTCAATGGCTTTAATAAGCAAGCAAGCCACAAAGAAGTTTGCCATCGAgaattgtaaacaaatcaaGCTGCACGTGCGACACGCGCAGTCGACAAGGCGCATGCGCCTTCGTTAACAGACActtaacagcgcgctgttagttattgcttttaaataaggCAGCCTTTGGCTAGCAGCATTTCAGTTAGCGGTTTACGGTCGAGTGGCAAGGACTATTAAGTCTGCGGCGGAAACGCAAGCAAAGTGCAGCTCTCAAGCAACTTTTAAAGTGAATGGTTAAGCAACAAGTGCACAACTAAATCTGCTTATAATGAATGTTTCATATTTGTGCGCAATTGTCTGCCAATTTGCGTTGTGGCTGTCTGTCAGGGCTGacacgcagcagctgcagctgcagccagcgccGCAACTGTCTCGCATTGAAAACTGCGGCAGTACCGAGAAAATGGTTGACTCTTGTTTCAAGGACTTACCACCACATTTAATGGAATTTCTGCAGAATACTAAAATAGTCATTAGCAAGCAGGAGATTATAGACAAATGCAAGTAAGTGCGGTCTCTGGGTGGTCTGGGTGGTCTGGGTGGTCTGgctgttaagcaaacaaaagcagctcaaTAATAAACCCTTGTGAGcgtcaataattaattaatgccatAGGGTTGCTGCCCAAAAAAAAGGCAAGAAAAACTTTGCacataaaagcaaagtaagACAAAGTctgtgccttttttttttttttgatgttgCTTGAAAAAATGGTTTAAAGCGCTgcaaaaatgcacaaaatttaaactGATTTACTGTCCTGCAAGCTGTGCACACTAATTATTGTATTGGCATGAAATTTGatctgcaattaaaatgccacaCAAATGAGTTTTTATACAGAAAATGTAAGCTAAGCTCAACAGCATAATTTCGACGATAATGTTACACACAGCAAAGGGCAAACTTTTTAATGAGTtactaattaaaatgtaacgacaaacaacaattttgatttatttctagTGTTTTCAATCGCGGCATGAAATGCTTTGATGCCTACTCAG encodes:
- the LOC108602513 gene encoding uncharacterized protein LOC108602513 isoform X2, which encodes MNVSYLCAIVCQFALWLSVRADTQQLQLQPAPQLSRIENCGSTEKMVDSCFKDLPPHLMEFLQNTKIVISKQEIIDKCNVFNRGMKCFDAYSARCLQNRKLNLLKNNVEGARRFFQKFCNDEDFQRGNKHYVSV